The following proteins are co-located in the Alcaligenes faecalis genome:
- a CDS encoding thermonuclease family protein — protein MTVFSLSGFSSLTRRTAVCAGLTAVMAVCALPVQAQNFELTGRVVRVADGDTLTILPSNNRQVRVRLASIDAPETTKDSRRPGQPFAVASRRFLSDLVSGKHLTLSCYESDRHGRAVCDVLLADGETANQKLVQAGMAMANREKRGRFLRDPRIDQLEREAKEARVGIWSEPNPVPPWKWRYDCWRQGQC, from the coding sequence ATGACTGTGTTTTCCCTGTCCGGCTTTTCTTCTTTGACGCGGCGCACAGCCGTTTGTGCTGGCTTGACGGCTGTGATGGCTGTCTGTGCCTTGCCTGTTCAGGCTCAAAACTTCGAATTGACCGGACGCGTGGTGCGGGTGGCGGATGGCGATACGCTGACGATTCTGCCCAGCAATAACAGGCAGGTTCGCGTGCGTCTGGCCAGTATTGATGCCCCCGAAACCACCAAAGACAGCCGTCGTCCTGGTCAGCCCTTTGCGGTGGCCTCGCGGCGCTTCTTGTCGGATTTGGTCTCCGGCAAGCACTTGACCCTGTCTTGCTATGAGAGCGATCGACACGGTCGTGCCGTATGTGATGTCCTTTTGGCTGATGGTGAAACCGCTAATCAGAAGCTGGTACAGGCTGGTATGGCGATGGCCAATCGGGAAAAACGGGGTCGCTTCTTGCGTGATCCGCGTATCGACCAACTGGAGCGCGAGGCCAAAGAAGCCCGTGTGGGCATCTGGTCCGAGCCCAACCCAGTGCCGCCATGGAAATGGCGCTATGACTGCTGGCGGCAAGGGCAATGTTAA